In Rhododendron vialii isolate Sample 1 chromosome 9a, ASM3025357v1, the following are encoded in one genomic region:
- the LOC131300754 gene encoding uncharacterized protein LOC131300754 isoform X3: MTLMGYDRRLKDHSSVNSRNKYQDDSFLDYDSGHDNMSASPSVFEFQKADRASQRVPLAPFSKPAPSKWDDAQKWIASPTSNRPKSGHPQGHLRKASNFGSRQPSMKLVAEVPDHSLVPFEEPDMKRIDYSQAKKENGDKFVSWEADAYPLPDSYAKAVVMIENCVEESAINLSRHDSSVSIHSATTFVSPPSTARSVSMRDMGTEMTPIASQEPSRNGTPVRATTPIRSPTSSRPPTPQRTTAASSPTDNPNDHLDLNKNELAEKELQMKTRREIKALGTQLGKLNIAAWASKEEEEKAASTSLKNVGVEQAAKNVIEIRAAAWEEAEKAKYSARFKREEIKIQAWENHQKAKTEAETRKIEVKVERMRGRAHDKLMNKLAAATHKAEEKRAAAEAKKNRQATRTEQQAEYIRTTGHMPSSFSCGCCCC; the protein is encoded by the exons ATGACTCTG ATGGGTTACGATCGTAGACTGAAGGATCACTCTTCAGTGAACTCGAGAAACAAGTATCAAGATGATAGTTTTCTAGATTACGATAGTGGGCATGATAATATGAGTGCATCTCCATCAGTCTTCGAGTTTCAAAAGGCAGACCGGGCCTCACAAAGAGTTCCCCTCGCGCCTTTCTCGAAACCGGCGCCATCGAAATGGGATGATGCCCAAAAATGGATAGCAAGTCCAACATCTAACCGGCCAAAGAGTGGGCACCCTCAGGGGCATTTGCGGAAAGCAAGTAATTTTGGAAGCCGGCAACCATCCATGAAGCTTGTAGCAGAGGTTCCAGATCATTCATTGGTTCCATTTGAAGAGCCAGATATGAAAAGGATTGACTACAGCCAAGCCAAGAAGGAAAATGGTGACAAGTTTGTTAGTTGGGAGGCTGATGCATATCCATTACCAGATTCCTATGCGAAGGCAGTGGTCATGATTGAGAATTGTGTCGAAGAATCAGCAA TTAATCTAAGCCGTCATGATTCCTCTGTATCTATCCATAGTGCAACAACATTTGTTTCTCCGCCATCAACTGCTAGATCGGTTTCAATGAGGGACATGGGTACAGAAATGACACCCATTGCTAGCCAAGAACCTTCCAGGAACGGAACTCCTGTTAGGGCAACAACACCAATACGCAGTCCAACTTCTTCAAGGCCACCAACTCCTCAAAGAACTACAGCAGCTTCATCTCCCACTGATAATCCAAATGACCATTTGGATCTCAACAAAAACGAGTTGGCTGAAAAAGAATTACAGATGAAAACAAGGAGAGAAATAAAGGCTCTTGGAACTCAGCTGGGCAAACTGAATATTGCTGCTTGGGCTAgtaaagaagaggaggaaaaggCTGCATCTACCTCACTTAAAAATGTAGGAGTTGAACAAGCAGCAAAAAATGTCATTGAAATCCGTGCAGCAGCTTGGGAGGAGGCAGAGAAAGCCAAGTATTCGGCAAG GTTTAAACGTGAGGAGATCAAGATACAGGCATGGGAGAATCATCAGAAAGCAAAAACAGAAGCCGAGACGCGGAAAATTGAG GTAAAGGTGGAAAGGATGAGGGGACGTGCACACGATAAACTCATGAACAAGCTAGCAGCTGCGACGCACAAGGCTGAAGAGAAGCGGGCAGCAGCCGAGGCCAAGAAAAACCGGCAAGCCACTAGGACGGAGCAACAAGCAGAGTATATCCGCACAACGGGTCATATGCCATCCTCATTTTCATGCGGTTGTTGCTGCTGTTAA
- the LOC131300754 gene encoding uncharacterized protein LOC131300754 isoform X2 — MMDYERIEKRSHHIVGGSGGLSPGKLRNMLLGVENKKEEEEELEHTYSLRSQTSEINDSGGSCSDNCKDLNVVSVLPDCPASTTADSFPTQMGYDRRLKDHSSVNSRNKYQDDSFLDYDSGHDNMSASPSVFEFQKADRASQRVPLAPFSKPAPSKWDDAQKWIASPTSNRPKSGHPQGHLRKASNFGSRQPSMKLVAEVPDHSLVPFEEPDMKRIDYSQAKKENGDKFVSWEADAYPLPDSYAKAVVMIENCVEESAINLSRHDSSVSIHSATTFVSPPSTARSVSMRDMGTEMTPIASQEPSRNGTPVRATTPIRSPTSSRPPTPQRTTAASSPTDNPNDHLDLNKNELAEKELQMKTRREIKALGTQLGKLNIAAWASKEEEEKAASTSLKNVGVEQAAKNVIEIRAAAWEEAEKAKYSARFKREEIKIQAWENHQKAKTEAETRKIEVKVERMRGRAHDKLMNKLAAATHKAEEKRAAAEAKKNRQATRTEQQAEYIRTTGHMPSSFSCGCCCC; from the exons ATGATGGATTACGAGAGGATCGAAAAGAGGAGCCATCATATAGTG GGTGGAAGTGGAGGATTATCTCCTGGAAAGTTGAGGAATATGCTTCTGGGAGTGGAGAataagaaggaagaagaagaagaactggaGCACACCTATTCCTTGAGATCTCAAACTTCCGAGATCAATGACTCTG GTGGTAGCTGTTCTGACAATTGCAAAGATTTGAATGTTGTAAGCGTACTGCCCGATTGCCCAGCATCCACTACAGCTGACTCGTTTCCCACACAGATGGGTTACGATCGTAGACTGAAGGATCACTCTTCAGTGAACTCGAGAAACAAGTATCAAGATGATAGTTTTCTAGATTACGATAGTGGGCATGATAATATGAGTGCATCTCCATCAGTCTTCGAGTTTCAAAAGGCAGACCGGGCCTCACAAAGAGTTCCCCTCGCGCCTTTCTCGAAACCGGCGCCATCGAAATGGGATGATGCCCAAAAATGGATAGCAAGTCCAACATCTAACCGGCCAAAGAGTGGGCACCCTCAGGGGCATTTGCGGAAAGCAAGTAATTTTGGAAGCCGGCAACCATCCATGAAGCTTGTAGCAGAGGTTCCAGATCATTCATTGGTTCCATTTGAAGAGCCAGATATGAAAAGGATTGACTACAGCCAAGCCAAGAAGGAAAATGGTGACAAGTTTGTTAGTTGGGAGGCTGATGCATATCCATTACCAGATTCCTATGCGAAGGCAGTGGTCATGATTGAGAATTGTGTCGAAGAATCAGCAA TTAATCTAAGCCGTCATGATTCCTCTGTATCTATCCATAGTGCAACAACATTTGTTTCTCCGCCATCAACTGCTAGATCGGTTTCAATGAGGGACATGGGTACAGAAATGACACCCATTGCTAGCCAAGAACCTTCCAGGAACGGAACTCCTGTTAGGGCAACAACACCAATACGCAGTCCAACTTCTTCAAGGCCACCAACTCCTCAAAGAACTACAGCAGCTTCATCTCCCACTGATAATCCAAATGACCATTTGGATCTCAACAAAAACGAGTTGGCTGAAAAAGAATTACAGATGAAAACAAGGAGAGAAATAAAGGCTCTTGGAACTCAGCTGGGCAAACTGAATATTGCTGCTTGGGCTAgtaaagaagaggaggaaaaggCTGCATCTACCTCACTTAAAAATGTAGGAGTTGAACAAGCAGCAAAAAATGTCATTGAAATCCGTGCAGCAGCTTGGGAGGAGGCAGAGAAAGCCAAGTATTCGGCAAG GTTTAAACGTGAGGAGATCAAGATACAGGCATGGGAGAATCATCAGAAAGCAAAAACAGAAGCCGAGACGCGGAAAATTGAG GTAAAGGTGGAAAGGATGAGGGGACGTGCACACGATAAACTCATGAACAAGCTAGCAGCTGCGACGCACAAGGCTGAAGAGAAGCGGGCAGCAGCCGAGGCCAAGAAAAACCGGCAAGCCACTAGGACGGAGCAACAAGCAGAGTATATCCGCACAACGGGTCATATGCCATCCTCATTTTCATGCGGTTGTTGCTGCTGTTAA
- the LOC131300754 gene encoding uncharacterized protein LOC131300754 isoform X1 produces the protein MTFRFHGISFSDFPLFGFTNFACDIHLLICQISSLRKSAAIAFASGEVNVILYNLSACFIQGGSGGLSPGKLRNMLLGVENKKEEEEELEHTYSLRSQTSEINDSGGSCSDNCKDLNVVSVLPDCPASTTADSFPTQMGYDRRLKDHSSVNSRNKYQDDSFLDYDSGHDNMSASPSVFEFQKADRASQRVPLAPFSKPAPSKWDDAQKWIASPTSNRPKSGHPQGHLRKASNFGSRQPSMKLVAEVPDHSLVPFEEPDMKRIDYSQAKKENGDKFVSWEADAYPLPDSYAKAVVMIENCVEESAINLSRHDSSVSIHSATTFVSPPSTARSVSMRDMGTEMTPIASQEPSRNGTPVRATTPIRSPTSSRPPTPQRTTAASSPTDNPNDHLDLNKNELAEKELQMKTRREIKALGTQLGKLNIAAWASKEEEEKAASTSLKNVGVEQAAKNVIEIRAAAWEEAEKAKYSARFKREEIKIQAWENHQKAKTEAETRKIEVKVERMRGRAHDKLMNKLAAATHKAEEKRAAAEAKKNRQATRTEQQAEYIRTTGHMPSSFSCGCCCC, from the exons ATGACATTTCGTTTTCACGGCATTTCGTTTTCCGATTTCCCACTGTTTGGATTTACTAATTTTGCTTGTGATATCCACCTTTTGATCTGTCAAATCTCGAGTCTGAGAAAATCCGCAGCAATCGCTTTCGCTTCCGGCGAAGTGAATGTGATTTTGTATAATTTATCTGCTTGTTTTATTCAGGGTGGAAGTGGAGGATTATCTCCTGGAAAGTTGAGGAATATGCTTCTGGGAGTGGAGAataagaaggaagaagaagaagaactggaGCACACCTATTCCTTGAGATCTCAAACTTCCGAGATCAATGACTCTG GTGGTAGCTGTTCTGACAATTGCAAAGATTTGAATGTTGTAAGCGTACTGCCCGATTGCCCAGCATCCACTACAGCTGACTCGTTTCCCACACAGATGGGTTACGATCGTAGACTGAAGGATCACTCTTCAGTGAACTCGAGAAACAAGTATCAAGATGATAGTTTTCTAGATTACGATAGTGGGCATGATAATATGAGTGCATCTCCATCAGTCTTCGAGTTTCAAAAGGCAGACCGGGCCTCACAAAGAGTTCCCCTCGCGCCTTTCTCGAAACCGGCGCCATCGAAATGGGATGATGCCCAAAAATGGATAGCAAGTCCAACATCTAACCGGCCAAAGAGTGGGCACCCTCAGGGGCATTTGCGGAAAGCAAGTAATTTTGGAAGCCGGCAACCATCCATGAAGCTTGTAGCAGAGGTTCCAGATCATTCATTGGTTCCATTTGAAGAGCCAGATATGAAAAGGATTGACTACAGCCAAGCCAAGAAGGAAAATGGTGACAAGTTTGTTAGTTGGGAGGCTGATGCATATCCATTACCAGATTCCTATGCGAAGGCAGTGGTCATGATTGAGAATTGTGTCGAAGAATCAGCAA TTAATCTAAGCCGTCATGATTCCTCTGTATCTATCCATAGTGCAACAACATTTGTTTCTCCGCCATCAACTGCTAGATCGGTTTCAATGAGGGACATGGGTACAGAAATGACACCCATTGCTAGCCAAGAACCTTCCAGGAACGGAACTCCTGTTAGGGCAACAACACCAATACGCAGTCCAACTTCTTCAAGGCCACCAACTCCTCAAAGAACTACAGCAGCTTCATCTCCCACTGATAATCCAAATGACCATTTGGATCTCAACAAAAACGAGTTGGCTGAAAAAGAATTACAGATGAAAACAAGGAGAGAAATAAAGGCTCTTGGAACTCAGCTGGGCAAACTGAATATTGCTGCTTGGGCTAgtaaagaagaggaggaaaaggCTGCATCTACCTCACTTAAAAATGTAGGAGTTGAACAAGCAGCAAAAAATGTCATTGAAATCCGTGCAGCAGCTTGGGAGGAGGCAGAGAAAGCCAAGTATTCGGCAAG GTTTAAACGTGAGGAGATCAAGATACAGGCATGGGAGAATCATCAGAAAGCAAAAACAGAAGCCGAGACGCGGAAAATTGAG GTAAAGGTGGAAAGGATGAGGGGACGTGCACACGATAAACTCATGAACAAGCTAGCAGCTGCGACGCACAAGGCTGAAGAGAAGCGGGCAGCAGCCGAGGCCAAGAAAAACCGGCAAGCCACTAGGACGGAGCAACAAGCAGAGTATATCCGCACAACGGGTCATATGCCATCCTCATTTTCATGCGGTTGTTGCTGCTGTTAA